A window of the Cucurbita pepo subsp. pepo cultivar mu-cu-16 chromosome LG01, ASM280686v2, whole genome shotgun sequence genome harbors these coding sequences:
- the LOC111776782 gene encoding probable NAD(P)H dehydrogenase subunit CRR3, chloroplastic — MACFFCISVTKNVALASLNPSDDSHSPPPKTNGAAETIPIKNPRLRRRLPKPRRPSVIEIERAIGAGRFRDADPRDLEEDRKAAFDMFLMSFTGKYEGALMKKLRETGEWVTDQTETKFQASGKSFLLFTFQWVLPIWAFSLLVASGVIKLPFNTPFLDQLLT; from the exons ATGGCTTGCTTCTTCTGCATTTCTGTGACCAAAAATGTGGCTCTCGCTTCACTCAATCCCAGCGACGACTCTCACTCGCCTCCTCCCAAAACCAATGGCGCCGCCGAAACTATTCCGATCAAGAATCCACGGTTACGCCGGCGGCTTCCAAAACCTCGTCGGCCCTCCGTTATTGAAATCGAACGTGCTATCGGTGCCGGAAGGTTCAGAGACGCGGATCCCAG GGATTTGGAAGAAGATAGGAAGGCTGCATTTGACATGTTTTTGATGAGTTTTACGGGGAAATATGAAGGAGCACTCATGAAGAAGCTTCGCGAGACAGGGGAATGGGTAACTGATCAGACTGAAACCAAATTTCAAGCTTCAG GAAAATCGTTTCTGCTGTTTACGTTTCAATGGGTTCTTCCAATTTGGGCATTCTCACTCCTTGTGGCTTCTGGAGTCATTAAGTTACCATTCAACACTCCATTTCTTGATCAACTTCTTACGTAA
- the LOC111776771 gene encoding putative cysteine-rich receptor-like protein kinase 35 isoform X2 — translation MTKSKSMLHNLMRPFRFGSSRDSQGEDDLEQIAANEQKFFRFETLVEATNNFHPTNKLGQGGFGPVFKGKLKDGRVIAVKKLSQYSKQGKKEFMTEAKLLARVQHRNVVNLLGYCVHGSEKLLVYEYVTNESLDKLLFKASRRGELDWKMRYGIIFGVARGLQYLHVDSHNVIIHRDIKAGNVLLDDKWVPKIADFGMARLFPEDQTHVNTRVSGTNGYMAPEYVMHGHLSAKADVFSFGVLVLELISGQRNSLSSGLFMDAENLLDWAYKLYKKGRSLEIMDSTLASSADPDQVTMCIQIGLLCTQGDPHLRPTMPHVVLTLSRRPGTLEEPTRPGMPGSRYRRTRRTSVSSSNAGTSGASDSYASTTNTTGTITATATANEIVSGSSSVSQGYNTRGKTITATENDIASGSSSVSQGYDTRGKRPMKG, via the exons ATGACGAAGTCCAAGAGTATGTTACACAACCTCATGAGACCATTCAGATTCGGTTCATCAAGAG ATAGCCAGGGCGAGGACGATTTGGAGCAGATTGCAGCTAATGAACAGAAGTTTTTTCGGTTCGAAACCTTAGTTGAAGCTACCAACAATTTCCACCCCACGAACAAGCTTGGCCAAGGCGGATTTGGTCCAGTTTTCAAG gggAAGTTGAAGGATGGAAGAGTGATTGCAGTTAAGAAGTTGTCGCAATAttcaaaacaaggaaaaaaagagtttATGACTGAGGCCAAATTGTTGGCTCGTGTGCAGCACAGAAATGTTGTCAATTTGTTGGGGTACTGTGTGCATGGTTCAGAAAAATTACTGGTTTACGAATACGTCACGAATGAGAGCCTCGACAAGCTTCTCTTTA AAGCCAGCAGACGAGGAGAACTTGATTGGAAGATGAGGTATGGCATAATCTTTGGCGTAGCACGAGGGTTGCAATATCTTCATGTAGACTCACATAATGTCATTATCCATCGTGACATCAAGGCTGGTAACgttttgttggatgataaatGGGTCCCTAAGATTGCGGATTTCGGTATGGCTCGTCTCTTCCCGGAAGATCAAACTCATGTCAATACTCGTGTTTCTGGTACAAA CGGGTATATGGCTCCCGAATATGTAATGCACGGGCATCTATCTGCGAAGGCAGATGTATTTAGCTTTGGTGTTTTAGTGTTGGAGCTTATCAGTGGCCAGCGAAACTCGTTATCATCTGGTTTATTTATGGACGCCGAAAATTTACTTGATTGG GCTTACAAGCTTTACAAGAAAGGCAGGAGCTTGGAGATCATGGACTCAACTTTAGCATCATCAGCTGATCCTGACCAAGTTACAATGTGCATTCAGATAGGATTGCTTTGCACACAAGGCGATCCGCACCTACGGCCGACCATGCCACATGTAGTTTTGACCCTGTCGAGGAGACCTGGTACTTTGGAGGAACCAACAAGACCGGGAATGCCTGGTTCTCGATATAGAAGAACACGTAGGACAAGCGTATCGTCCTCCAATGCTGGAACTTCTGGTGCATCCGATTCCTATGCTTCGACGACCAATACTACTGGAACTATTACTGCAACGGCAACTGCAAATGAGATTGTTTCTGGTTCTTCTTCAGTTAGTCAAGGATACAATACTCGTGGGAAAACTATTACTGCAACCGAAAACGACATTGCTTCTGGTTCTTCTTCGGTTAGTCAAGGATACGATACTCGTGGGAAACGTCCCATGAAAGGTTAG
- the LOC111776771 gene encoding putative cysteine-rich receptor-like protein kinase 35 isoform X1: MTKSKSMLHNLMRPFRFGSSRDSQGEDDLEQIAANEQKFFRFETLVEATNNFHPTNKLGQGGFGPVFKGKLKDGRVIAVKKLSQYSKQGKKEFMTEAKLLARVQHRNVVNLLGYCVHGSEKLLVYEYVTNESLDKLLFTEASRRGELDWKMRYGIIFGVARGLQYLHVDSHNVIIHRDIKAGNVLLDDKWVPKIADFGMARLFPEDQTHVNTRVSGTNGYMAPEYVMHGHLSAKADVFSFGVLVLELISGQRNSLSSGLFMDAENLLDWAYKLYKKGRSLEIMDSTLASSADPDQVTMCIQIGLLCTQGDPHLRPTMPHVVLTLSRRPGTLEEPTRPGMPGSRYRRTRRTSVSSSNAGTSGASDSYASTTNTTGTITATATANEIVSGSSSVSQGYNTRGKTITATENDIASGSSSVSQGYDTRGKRPMKG, encoded by the exons ATGACGAAGTCCAAGAGTATGTTACACAACCTCATGAGACCATTCAGATTCGGTTCATCAAGAG ATAGCCAGGGCGAGGACGATTTGGAGCAGATTGCAGCTAATGAACAGAAGTTTTTTCGGTTCGAAACCTTAGTTGAAGCTACCAACAATTTCCACCCCACGAACAAGCTTGGCCAAGGCGGATTTGGTCCAGTTTTCAAG gggAAGTTGAAGGATGGAAGAGTGATTGCAGTTAAGAAGTTGTCGCAATAttcaaaacaaggaaaaaaagagtttATGACTGAGGCCAAATTGTTGGCTCGTGTGCAGCACAGAAATGTTGTCAATTTGTTGGGGTACTGTGTGCATGGTTCAGAAAAATTACTGGTTTACGAATACGTCACGAATGAGAGCCTCGACAAGCTTCTCTTTA CAGAAGCCAGCAGACGAGGAGAACTTGATTGGAAGATGAGGTATGGCATAATCTTTGGCGTAGCACGAGGGTTGCAATATCTTCATGTAGACTCACATAATGTCATTATCCATCGTGACATCAAGGCTGGTAACgttttgttggatgataaatGGGTCCCTAAGATTGCGGATTTCGGTATGGCTCGTCTCTTCCCGGAAGATCAAACTCATGTCAATACTCGTGTTTCTGGTACAAA CGGGTATATGGCTCCCGAATATGTAATGCACGGGCATCTATCTGCGAAGGCAGATGTATTTAGCTTTGGTGTTTTAGTGTTGGAGCTTATCAGTGGCCAGCGAAACTCGTTATCATCTGGTTTATTTATGGACGCCGAAAATTTACTTGATTGG GCTTACAAGCTTTACAAGAAAGGCAGGAGCTTGGAGATCATGGACTCAACTTTAGCATCATCAGCTGATCCTGACCAAGTTACAATGTGCATTCAGATAGGATTGCTTTGCACACAAGGCGATCCGCACCTACGGCCGACCATGCCACATGTAGTTTTGACCCTGTCGAGGAGACCTGGTACTTTGGAGGAACCAACAAGACCGGGAATGCCTGGTTCTCGATATAGAAGAACACGTAGGACAAGCGTATCGTCCTCCAATGCTGGAACTTCTGGTGCATCCGATTCCTATGCTTCGACGACCAATACTACTGGAACTATTACTGCAACGGCAACTGCAAATGAGATTGTTTCTGGTTCTTCTTCAGTTAGTCAAGGATACAATACTCGTGGGAAAACTATTACTGCAACCGAAAACGACATTGCTTCTGGTTCTTCTTCGGTTAGTCAAGGATACGATACTCGTGGGAAACGTCCCATGAAAGGTTAG
- the LOC111806084 gene encoding putative clathrin assembly protein At2g01600: MNMATLQTWRKAYGALKDSTKVGLAHVNSDYADLDVAIVKATNHVECPPKERHLRKILVATSAIRPRADVAYCIHALARRLSKTRNWTVALKALIVIHRTLREGDPTFREELLNFTQRAKILQLSNFKDDSSPIAWDCSAWVRTYALFLEERLECFRILKYDIESERLPRPAQGQDKGYSRTRELDSEELLEHLPALQQLLYRLIGCKPEGAAIGNYVIQYALALVLKESFKIYCAINDGIINLVDKFFEMPRHEAIKALDIYKRAGQQAGSLSDFYDICKGLELARNFQFPVLREPPQSFLNTMEEYIREAPRVVTVPNEPLLQLTYKPEDSPSEDPNLPTDEPEASPSDDLSITPVETAPAPPPAPAPVPAPTHSETGDLLGLSLATTEVSAIEERNALALAIVPSGDAAVSTFHSNGVQAKDFDPTGWELALVTTPSGNLSSANERQLAGGLDTLTLDSLYDEGAYRASLQPVYGKPAPNPFEVQDPFAYSNAVAPPPSVQMAPLAQQQAANPFGPYQPTFPQQQQQPFTMDPTNPFGDAGFSAFPAPNHHTVPPPTSNPFGSTGLL, from the exons ATGAATATGGCTACGCTTCAGACATGGAGGAAAGCTTATGGCGCTCTCAAGGATTCTACCAAAGTTGGCCTTGCCCATGTCAATAGCGATTATGCG GATTTGGATGTGGCAATAGTCAAAGCTACTAACCACGTCGAGTGCCCGCCGAAAGAGAGACACCTCAGGA AAATTTTGGTTGCTACATCGGCAATCAGGCCCCGTGCTGATGTTGCTTATTGCATTCATGCCCTTGCCCGACGATTGTCCAAGACGCGTAATTGGACG GTAGCTTTGAAAGCGTTAATAGTCATACATAGGACTTTGAGGGAGGGCGACCCAACATTCAGGGAagaacttttgaattttacaCAAAGAGCTAAAATCCTTCAATTATCCAATTTTAAGGATGATTCAAGTCCTATTG CTTGGGATTGCTCTGCATGGGTACGTACATATGCATTGTTTTTAGAGGAGCGACTCGAATGTTTCAGGATACTGAAGTATGACATTGAATCTGAACGCCTGCCAAGACCTGCCCAAGGTCAGGATAAG GGCTACAGCAGAACCAGGGAACTGGACAGTGAAGAACTGTTGGAACATTTGCCTGCTTTGCAACAGCTGTTGTATCGTCTTATTGGCTGCAAG CCGGAAGGAGCAGCTATTGGGAATTATGTTATACAGTATGCCTTGGCACTG GTATTGAAAGAGAGCTTTAAAATCTATTGTGCTATTAATGATGGAATTATAAATCTTGTTGACAAG TTTTTTGAGATGCCAAGACACGAGGCTATCAAAGCCCTTGATATCTATAAAAGAGCTGGCCAACAG GCAGGAAGCCTATCAGATTTCTATGATATTTGCAAAGGGTTAGAACTTGCTCGGAATTTCCAGTTTCCTGTTTTAAGAGAG CCCCCACAGTCATTTCTTAATACGATGGAAGAGTATATTAGGGAGGCACCACGAGTTGTTACAGTACCAAATGAACCACTG CTGCAACTTACTTACAAGCCGGAAGACTCTCCTTCAGAAGATCCGAACTTACCAACAGATGAACCAGAGGCTTCTCCTTCAGATGATCTCTCTATTACTCCTGTTGAGACGGCTCCAGCACCACCTCCAGCACCAGCACCAGTTCCTGCTCCAACCCATTCAGAGACTGGAGATTTATTG GGATTGAGTCTTGCTACCACAGAAGTATCCGCCATTGAGGAGAGAAATGCTTTGGCCTTAGCTATAGTTCCTTCTGGTG ATGCAGCAGTGTCCACTTTTCATTCCAATGGTGTGCAGGCAAAGGATTTCGATCCTACTGGTTGGGAGCTAGCCTTGGTCACCACTCCAAGTGGTAACCTTTCATCAGCTAATGAGAGACAACTG GCTGGTGGGTTGGACACGCTCACTCTCGATAGTTTATATGATGAAGGTGCGTATAGAGCTTCTCTACAGCCAGTGTACGGTAAGCCTGCACCAAACCCATTTGAAGTGCAAGATCCGTTTGCATATTCAAATGCCGTCGCTCCACCTCCATCGGTTCAAATGGCGCCACTAGCTCAGCAGCAGGCGGCCAATCCTTTTGGTCCTTACCAACCCACCTTCCCacagcagcaacaacaaccaTTTACAATGGACCCAACAAATCCTTTTGGTGATGCAGGTTTCAGTGCATTCCCTGCTCCCAACCACCATACCGTACCTCCACCCACAAGCAATCCATTCGGAAGCACAGGCCTGCTGTAG